One part of the Micrococcus sp. 2A genome encodes these proteins:
- a CDS encoding helix-turn-helix domain-containing protein, which produces MTTPAEDTLTALIHLLDREGYDAVTADQLARQAGMSRASFFRHLGGKEEVVFADHAALLARLDDFLRGTSLGVREALEEAVLQVFRHHTDDPDRARARSRLLRGSQALRTRELLTSHRYTELFSGWLASALPDTHARGGVAVGLAAAVVAVHNRALRAWLHAPADDAEAGLRTDLAEVIARLTAEPAEAERTLAAVRRLLG; this is translated from the coding sequence ATGACGACGCCCGCCGAGGACACCCTCACCGCCCTGATCCACCTGCTGGACCGCGAGGGCTACGACGCCGTCACGGCCGACCAGCTCGCCCGCCAGGCCGGCATGAGCCGGGCCAGCTTCTTCCGCCACCTCGGCGGGAAGGAGGAGGTGGTCTTCGCCGACCACGCGGCGCTGCTCGCCCGCCTGGACGACTTCCTGCGCGGCACCTCCCTCGGCGTGCGGGAGGCCCTCGAGGAGGCGGTCCTCCAGGTCTTCCGGCACCACACCGACGATCCGGACCGCGCCCGGGCGCGCTCTCGCCTGCTCCGCGGCTCCCAGGCGCTGCGCACGCGCGAGCTGCTCACCTCGCACCGCTACACGGAGCTGTTCTCCGGCTGGCTCGCCTCGGCCCTGCCGGACACGCACGCGCGCGGCGGGGTCGCCGTCGGGCTGGCGGCGGCCGTGGTGGCCGTCCACAACCGCGCCCTGCGGGCGTGGCTCCACGCCCCGGCCGACGACGCCGAGGCCGGCCTGCGCACGGACCTCGCGGAGGTCATCGCGCGGCTCACGGCCGAGCCGGCCGAGGCCGAACGGACGCTCGCCGCCGTGCGCCGGCTCCTGGGCTGA
- a CDS encoding DUF4126 domain-containing protein, which yields MLEFLTGTGLATSAGLNAYIPLFALGLLDRFTGLVDLPAGWTWLSADASLWILGVLLALELVADKIPGVDAVNDVVQTVVRPAAGGIVFASGVGAETTAVHDPGTLFAGSGWVPVIIGAGIALAVHLAKAGTRVGANTVTVGTAAPVLSTAEDVSAAALTLTALFLPVLVAVLVVAVVVGLWLLARRFRARRTRGRAAAAPGGSEWTA from the coding sequence GTGCTCGAGTTCCTCACCGGCACGGGCCTGGCCACCTCGGCCGGGCTCAACGCCTACATCCCCCTGTTCGCCCTGGGTCTGCTGGACCGGTTCACGGGGCTCGTCGACCTGCCCGCGGGCTGGACGTGGCTGTCCGCCGACGCCTCCCTCTGGATCCTCGGCGTCCTGCTCGCGCTCGAGCTCGTCGCGGACAAGATCCCCGGGGTGGACGCGGTCAACGACGTCGTCCAGACGGTCGTGCGTCCCGCGGCCGGCGGCATCGTGTTCGCCTCCGGCGTCGGCGCCGAGACGACGGCGGTCCACGACCCCGGCACCCTCTTCGCCGGGTCCGGCTGGGTGCCGGTGATCATCGGCGCGGGCATCGCGCTCGCGGTGCACCTGGCCAAGGCCGGCACGCGCGTGGGCGCCAACACGGTCACCGTGGGCACGGCGGCCCCCGTCCTCTCGACGGCGGAGGACGTCTCCGCGGCGGCCCTCACCCTCACGGCCCTGTTCCTGCCGGTGCTGGTCGCCGTGCTGGTGGTCGCCGTCGTCGTGGGCCTGTGGCTGCTGGCCCGGCGGTTCCGCGCTCGGCGGACGCGAGGCCGTGCCGCTGCCGCCCCGGGCGGGTCAGAATGGACCGCATGA
- a CDS encoding N-acetyltransferase produces the protein MSAEQNSTQTPGHRAAHVPAGQDLGHRWSTREADHDDPADRRAVRQIAELAFASTAEADLVEELAGGAEGWLPQYSLVAMTAAIPGTDLQSDPMGYGTLVRAHIDDAEVLALAPHGILPEHQGEGAGTALVNALLQKAQADGEEVVVVYGWPEYYAKFGFHRASEHGVRAAFARQPEALQVLTLQDGAEVPAGEFRYPPAFGAENAQVAGR, from the coding sequence ATGAGCGCCGAGCAGAACAGCACCCAGACCCCCGGCCACCGCGCCGCCCACGTCCCTGCCGGCCAGGATCTCGGCCACCGCTGGTCCACCCGTGAGGCCGATCACGACGATCCGGCGGACCGCCGCGCCGTCCGCCAGATCGCCGAGCTCGCCTTCGCGTCCACGGCCGAGGCCGACCTCGTCGAGGAGCTCGCCGGCGGCGCGGAGGGCTGGCTGCCCCAGTACTCCCTCGTGGCCATGACCGCCGCGATCCCCGGCACGGACCTGCAGTCGGACCCGATGGGCTACGGCACCCTGGTCCGGGCCCACATCGACGACGCCGAGGTGCTCGCCCTCGCCCCGCACGGCATCCTGCCCGAGCATCAGGGCGAGGGCGCCGGCACCGCGCTCGTCAACGCCCTGCTGCAGAAGGCGCAGGCCGACGGCGAGGAGGTCGTGGTGGTCTACGGCTGGCCCGAGTACTACGCGAAGTTCGGCTTCCACCGGGCCTCCGAGCACGGCGTGCGCGCGGCCTTCGCCCGGCAGCCCGAGGCGCTGCAGGTCCTCACGCTCCAGGACGGGGCCGAGGTGCCGGCCGGCGAGTTCCGCTACCCGCCCGCGTTCGGGGCGGAGAACGCGCAGGTCGCCGGCCGCTGA
- a CDS encoding putative quinol monooxygenase, whose protein sequence is MILINLKFTVQPERADEWMDAVAKYTADVRSEPGNLFFEWYRPVEGGPNEYFLLEGFTDEGAQAHVASPHFQEGLDAMRPLLASTPQIISEQVGAEGFGPMGELQID, encoded by the coding sequence ATGATCCTCATCAACCTGAAGTTCACCGTCCAGCCCGAGCGTGCCGACGAGTGGATGGACGCCGTCGCGAAGTACACCGCGGACGTGCGTTCCGAGCCCGGCAACCTGTTCTTCGAGTGGTACCGCCCGGTGGAGGGCGGCCCCAACGAGTACTTCCTGCTCGAGGGGTTCACGGACGAGGGTGCGCAGGCCCACGTCGCGTCCCCGCACTTCCAGGAGGGCCTGGACGCGATGCGTCCGCTGCTGGCGAGCACGCCCCAGATCATCTCCGAGCAGGTCGGTGCGGAGGGCTTCGGCCCGATGGGCGAGCTGCAGATCGACTGA